The following proteins come from a genomic window of Gottfriedia acidiceleris:
- the hisF gene encoding imidazole glycerol phosphate synthase subunit HisF — protein sequence MLARRIIPCLDVRNGRVVKGKQFTSIQDVDSPTKLGKYYSDNGADELVFYDITASNEERDISLKFVLEVAKELRIPFSVGGGVRSIDDFTKLLRNGADKVSINSAAILNPNLIKEASDRFGSQCVVLSIDAKLNKDGNYKVFINGGRKETEWDASDWAKKGVELGAGEIVLNSIDEDGMKRGFDIRLLQKITNAVNVPVIASGGAGKVEHFYDAIEYANVDGVLAASVFHFGEIKISELKDYLNEKNIPVRI from the coding sequence ATGCTTGCAAGAAGAATTATACCGTGCTTAGACGTTCGTAATGGACGCGTCGTGAAAGGAAAACAGTTTACAAGTATTCAAGATGTTGACTCACCTACGAAACTTGGAAAATATTATAGTGATAATGGTGCTGACGAGTTAGTATTTTACGATATTACGGCCTCAAATGAGGAAAGAGATATTTCATTGAAATTTGTTTTAGAAGTAGCGAAGGAATTGCGTATTCCTTTCAGTGTTGGAGGGGGAGTACGTTCGATTGATGATTTTACGAAACTATTAAGAAATGGAGCCGATAAAGTATCAATCAATTCTGCCGCAATTTTAAATCCGAATTTAATTAAGGAAGCATCTGATCGTTTTGGATCGCAATGTGTGGTGCTTTCAATTGATGCAAAGTTAAATAAAGATGGCAATTATAAAGTTTTTATAAATGGTGGTCGGAAAGAGACTGAATGGGATGCGAGTGATTGGGCAAAGAAAGGTGTGGAGCTTGGAGCGGGTGAAATTGTCTTAAATAGCATCGATGAAGATGGTATGAAAAGAGGGTTTGATATCCGATTGCTGCAAAAAATTACTAATGCAGTTAACGTTCCGGTTATCGCATCTGGTGGCGCTGGAAAAGTAGAACACTTTTATGATGCGATTGAATATGCCAATGTCGATGGAGTTTTAGCAGCATCCGTATTCCATTTTGGAGAAATCAAAATTAGTGAATTAAAAGACTATTTAAATGAAAAAAATATTCCAGTTCGAATATAG
- a CDS encoding GNAT family N-acetyltransferase, protein MHWYEKLNQYFPVEEMKSREHMETLLKERSEIYHKDEGPHHVLMYAELDDFVFIDYLFVSKDARGQGLGYKLLEKLKKKGKPIILEVEPVNYEDTDTEKRLRFYKREGFEHAQSIGYNRRSLATQEINPMEILYWSPNNEGEEMIFKAMKKTYNMIHSYRDTHFYGESYQPVEEVLTFGENNSSQNLLEDI, encoded by the coding sequence ATGCATTGGTATGAAAAACTAAATCAGTATTTTCCAGTTGAAGAAATGAAATCAAGGGAACATATGGAAACTTTATTGAAAGAGCGGTCAGAAATTTACCATAAAGATGAAGGTCCACATCATGTTTTAATGTACGCGGAACTAGATGATTTTGTATTTATCGATTACTTGTTCGTTTCGAAAGATGCTCGTGGACAGGGTCTTGGGTATAAATTGCTTGAAAAGCTAAAGAAGAAGGGTAAACCGATTATTTTAGAGGTTGAACCAGTTAATTATGAAGATACAGATACAGAAAAAAGGCTTCGCTTTTATAAAAGAGAAGGATTTGAGCATGCTCAGTCGATTGGATATAACAGACGCTCACTAGCTACTCAAGAAATAAACCCTATGGAGATTTTGTACTGGTCTCCAAATAATGAGGGTGAAGAAATGATTTTTAAAGCGATGAAAAAAACATATAATATGATTCATTCATATAGGGATACCCATTTTTACGGTGAATCTTATCAGCCAGTAGAGGAAGTTTTAACCTTTGGAGAAAATAATAGCAGTCAAAATCTCTTAGAAGACATATAA
- the gntK gene encoding gluconokinase, protein MTNYMLGLDIGTTSTKAVLFTETGEVIQQENIGYPLYTPDISTAEQDPEEIFTALVQAISKIMKQHSQKEIVFISFSSAMHSLIAMDENDQPLTPCITWADNRSETWTHKIKDELNGHEIYKRTGTPIHPMSPLSKITWIVNERPEIAKKANKYIGIKEYVFKKFFDQYVVDHSIASAMGMMNLKTLDWDEEALQIAGISAEQLSRLVPTTEIFTNCNPDLARQMGIDPQTPFVIGASDGVLSNLGVNAIRKGEIAVTIGTSGAIRTIIDKPQTDEKGRIFCYALTEKHWVIGGPVNNGGMIFRWIRDEFAASEVETAKRLGIDPYEVLTKIAEGVKPGADGLLFHPYLAGERAPLWNPDVRGSFFGLTMAHKKEHMIRSALEGVIYNLYTVFLALIECMDGPVSKIQATGGFARSNVWRQMMSDIFDLDVVVPESYESSCLGACILGLYATGKIESFEVVSEMVGNTHKHTPNEEAVREYRELLPIFISLSRVLEKDYKRIANYQRGLINKNK, encoded by the coding sequence ATGACAAACTATATGTTAGGGTTAGACATCGGGACCACAAGCACAAAAGCTGTTTTATTTACTGAAACAGGTGAAGTCATCCAGCAAGAGAATATCGGATACCCACTCTATACACCTGATATTTCAACAGCTGAACAAGACCCAGAAGAGATCTTTACAGCTTTAGTACAAGCAATTTCTAAAATTATGAAACAACATTCTCAAAAAGAGATAGTATTTATTTCTTTTAGTAGTGCAATGCATAGTCTAATTGCTATGGATGAAAATGATCAACCTTTAACGCCTTGTATTACATGGGCAGATAATCGAAGTGAGACTTGGACTCATAAAATTAAAGATGAATTAAATGGTCACGAAATATACAAACGAACAGGAACTCCTATTCATCCAATGTCACCTTTAAGCAAGATTACATGGATTGTAAATGAACGACCAGAAATCGCAAAAAAAGCGAATAAATATATTGGGATAAAAGAATATGTATTTAAAAAATTCTTTGACCAATATGTTGTAGATCATTCGATTGCTTCAGCCATGGGTATGATGAATCTTAAAACATTAGATTGGGATGAGGAAGCTTTACAAATTGCAGGGATTTCAGCAGAACAACTATCTAGACTAGTACCTACTACTGAGATTTTTACAAATTGTAACCCTGATTTAGCTAGACAAATGGGAATTGATCCTCAAACTCCATTTGTAATTGGTGCAAGTGATGGCGTACTTTCCAATCTAGGTGTGAATGCGATTCGAAAAGGAGAAATTGCAGTCACAATAGGGACAAGTGGGGCAATTCGAACGATTATTGACAAACCACAAACTGACGAAAAAGGACGAATCTTTTGCTACGCATTAACGGAAAAACATTGGGTCATTGGTGGGCCAGTGAACAATGGCGGTATGATTTTTCGCTGGATACGTGATGAATTTGCGGCTTCAGAAGTCGAAACTGCAAAAAGATTAGGGATTGATCCATATGAAGTATTAACAAAAATTGCTGAAGGAGTAAAACCTGGGGCAGATGGCTTGTTATTCCATCCTTATTTAGCGGGTGAACGTGCACCATTATGGAACCCTGATGTTCGAGGATCATTTTTCGGCTTAACGATGGCACATAAGAAGGAGCATATGATTCGCTCTGCACTTGAAGGTGTTATATACAATCTTTACACAGTATTTTTAGCTTTAATTGAATGTATGGATGGACCAGTATCTAAAATCCAAGCAACTGGTGGGTTTGCAAGATCGAATGTATGGCGTCAGATGATGTCTGATATTTTTGATTTAGATGTAGTCGTACCAGAAAGCTATGAAAGTTCATGTCTTGGTGCTTGTATTTTAGGTCTTTATGCAACAGGAAAAATAGAATCCTTTGAAGTAGTATCTGAAATGGTCGGTAATACTCACAAACATACTCCTAATGAAGAGGCTGTAAGAGAATATCGAGAATTATTGCCAATCTTTATTAGCTTATCGAGAGTGTTAGAAAAAGATTATAAACGGATTGCTAATTATCAAAGAGGATTAATTAATAAAAATAAATAG
- a CDS encoding GntR family transcriptional regulator produces MTELKKNLYPEKWLSKVSAGDRVTYELRMQIISGLIESGTKLSENKLATDFNVSRSPIREALKTLASENLIRLERMGAVVIGLTEKEIEEIYDVRLLIETFVFERLVKLDTKELVMELSKILEMMKIAIKYQDADEFSFQDVLFHETIIRAIDHSYILMIWNNAKPVMEAFILLSMRVRFKENYEDFQRIVENHQLYIDAIGTKNRDLMIQSLHQNFDDVQGKVEDLWRSQQMFSKGVEQE; encoded by the coding sequence ATGACAGAATTAAAGAAGAATCTTTATCCGGAAAAATGGCTATCAAAAGTTTCAGCTGGTGATCGTGTAACATATGAATTAAGGATGCAGATAATTTCTGGTCTAATTGAAAGCGGTACCAAGTTGTCAGAAAATAAATTGGCTACCGATTTTAATGTAAGTCGTTCTCCAATTAGAGAGGCATTAAAAACTTTAGCATCTGAAAATTTAATTCGTTTAGAAAGAATGGGTGCAGTTGTTATTGGATTAACTGAAAAAGAGATAGAAGAAATATATGATGTGCGATTACTAATCGAAACTTTTGTATTTGAACGGTTGGTAAAATTAGACACAAAAGAATTGGTTATGGAACTGAGTAAAATTCTTGAAATGATGAAAATTGCCATTAAATATCAAGATGCCGATGAGTTTTCATTTCAAGATGTATTATTCCATGAAACGATTATTCGAGCGATTGATCATTCTTATATTTTGATGATCTGGAATAATGCAAAACCAGTTATGGAAGCGTTTATACTTTTATCAATGCGAGTACGGTTTAAAGAAAATTACGAAGACTTTCAACGAATAGTCGAAAATCATCAATTATATATTGATGCAATTGGTACGAAGAATAGAGACCTTATGATTCAATCCTTACATCAAAACTTTGATGATGTTCAAGGAAAAGTAGAAGATCTATGGAGATCTCAACAAATGTTTTCAAAAGGAGTAGAACAGGAATAA
- a CDS encoding S53 family peptidase, translated as MLTLSMYFPGGSTFAAASKHVQLIQAAPIAANHGTAIGHTNRNSKASITIALQLRNSDKLDHYIASLKNPDSINYKKYLTPDEFKNQYGPTDTTVANVKSYLTGQGFKVENVSSNNAFITVSGTIGQMEDTFGVTINNYKDSNGETYYANEQAPSIPAEFSGVITNVEGLNNEPHYTHSKISSSSMQVSQLNKGVTPKVGSGPAGGYTPAELKGAYDINPLSTAGYTGSGQTVAVMELDGYKATNISTYNNYYGLGSPAPTNVYIDGYSGAAGQGAIEVELDIEVINAIAPKAQVVVYEGPNSAQGLIDTYQKIASDNTAKSISVSWGIGEQHEATATMNSLHTIFQQFAAQGQSIFAASGDNGAYDSGGRTLEVDSPANDPYVTGVGGTHLNISGTSYSSESVWSNKTTKSGDGGGLSKVYAMPSFQSGPGVQNSYSNGKREVPDVSAAADPNTGYSIYTGGAWHVVGGTSAAAPLWAGIAALNNQFAQANGKGNLGQANPTLYQVFNTTQKYAAYHDITSGTNLYYPATSGYDMASGIGTPDAYNLIRDINGF; from the coding sequence TTGTTAACATTATCGATGTATTTCCCAGGAGGCTCAACTTTTGCGGCAGCTTCCAAACATGTACAACTTATTCAGGCAGCTCCAATCGCTGCAAATCACGGCACTGCCATTGGTCACACAAACCGCAACTCAAAAGCTTCTATTACTATTGCCCTTCAGCTAAGAAACAGCGATAAACTGGATCATTATATTGCCAGCTTAAAGAACCCTGATTCCATCAACTACAAGAAATACTTAACTCCCGACGAATTTAAAAATCAATATGGACCAACTGATACAACTGTTGCTAATGTTAAAAGCTATTTGACAGGTCAAGGCTTTAAAGTAGAAAATGTTTCTTCCAATAACGCCTTTATTACCGTCAGTGGCACCATTGGTCAAATGGAGGATACTTTTGGTGTAACCATAAATAACTATAAAGATTCAAATGGCGAAACCTATTATGCCAATGAGCAAGCTCCTTCCATTCCCGCTGAATTTTCTGGGGTGATTACAAATGTTGAAGGTCTCAATAATGAACCACATTATACACATTCGAAAATTAGTAGCTCATCAATGCAAGTCTCACAACTGAATAAAGGAGTGACACCGAAAGTGGGCAGTGGTCCAGCTGGCGGTTATACACCGGCTGAATTAAAAGGTGCTTACGATATTAACCCACTGTCAACTGCCGGATATACTGGATCTGGCCAAACTGTAGCAGTCATGGAGTTGGATGGATATAAAGCAACTAACATTAGTACTTATAACAACTACTATGGCCTAGGAAGCCCTGCACCAACAAATGTATATATTGATGGTTATAGTGGTGCTGCCGGTCAAGGTGCAATTGAGGTTGAACTTGATATTGAAGTAATCAATGCAATTGCGCCAAAAGCACAAGTGGTTGTATACGAAGGGCCAAATAGCGCCCAAGGCTTAATTGATACTTATCAAAAAATTGCCTCTGATAATACGGCAAAATCAATTTCTGTCAGCTGGGGGATCGGCGAGCAGCATGAAGCAACTGCAACGATGAATAGCTTACATACCATATTCCAACAATTTGCTGCTCAAGGACAAAGTATTTTTGCTGCGTCTGGAGACAATGGTGCCTACGATTCTGGAGGTAGAACTTTAGAGGTTGATAGTCCCGCAAATGACCCTTATGTGACTGGAGTTGGTGGAACTCACCTGAATATAAGCGGTACTTCATATAGTTCAGAATCCGTATGGAGTAATAAAACAACCAAATCAGGTGACGGTGGAGGATTATCTAAAGTTTATGCTATGCCGTCATTCCAGTCAGGTCCTGGTGTCCAAAACAGTTATTCGAATGGTAAAAGGGAGGTTCCAGATGTATCGGCAGCTGCCGACCCGAACACGGGATATTCAATCTATACTGGAGGTGCTTGGCATGTAGTCGGGGGAACATCAGCTGCCGCACCATTATGGGCAGGAATCGCTGCACTCAATAATCAATTTGCACAAGCAAATGGCAAGGGCAACCTTGGTCAAGCAAATCCAACTCTTTATCAAGTCTTTAATACAACTCAGAAGTATGCAGCTTATCATGATATTACGTCTGGAACAAACTTGTATTATCCGGCTACATCTGGCTATGATATGGCTTCAGGTATTGGGACACCAGATGCATATAATTTAATTCGCGATATAAATGGGTTTTAA
- the hisJ gene encoding histidinol-phosphatase HisJ, whose amino-acid sequence MKIDGHTHTQYCPHGSGDDVQLMIERAIELGFDEYHITEHTPVPSSFKNCLKPNDAVASLAMSENEVDEYINEMDKVRDKYKDRIRIKVGFEYDYLPGESVWFKNFLKEYGKYCDTGLLSVHYLEGINGWHCIDYKAEDTLTGLVNYYGSAEAFQLAYYDLVKQSIIEDFGPFKPKRIGHMTLCNKFKQFLKCDDTEKILNKQVELLKLVKEKNYILDYNTAGLFKEYCGETYPPNHVVEIANSLNIELMYGSDSHSVKDVGRGYEVYFSKSKR is encoded by the coding sequence TTGAAAATTGATGGTCACACGCATACACAATATTGTCCGCACGGAAGTGGTGATGACGTACAATTAATGATCGAAAGAGCGATTGAACTTGGGTTCGATGAATACCATATCACTGAACATACACCAGTACCATCATCATTTAAAAACTGCTTAAAGCCAAATGATGCAGTTGCTTCGCTTGCGATGTCTGAAAATGAAGTAGACGAATATATTAACGAAATGGATAAAGTAAGAGACAAGTATAAGGATCGAATTCGTATAAAAGTTGGATTTGAATACGATTATTTACCGGGTGAATCAGTATGGTTTAAAAACTTTTTAAAAGAATACGGTAAATATTGTGACACAGGACTTTTATCAGTCCATTACTTAGAAGGAATAAATGGATGGCATTGTATAGATTATAAAGCTGAAGATACTCTTACTGGCTTAGTAAATTACTATGGGAGTGCAGAAGCGTTTCAACTTGCTTATTACGATCTAGTAAAACAGTCAATCATTGAAGATTTTGGTCCATTTAAACCAAAAAGAATAGGACATATGACTTTATGTAATAAATTTAAGCAATTTTTGAAATGTGATGATACAGAAAAGATCCTAAATAAACAAGTTGAACTATTAAAGCTAGTAAAAGAAAAAAATTATATTTTAGACTATAATACAGCAGGATTATTTAAAGAGTATTGTGGTGAAACATATCCACCAAACCATGTCGTTGAAATTGCAAATTCCTTAAATATAGAGTTAATGTATGGTTCTGATTCCCATAGTGTAAAAGATGTTGGAAGAGGATATGAGGTTTATTTTTCGAAAAGTAAAAGGTGA
- a CDS encoding imidazoleglycerol-phosphate dehydratase gives MTSKNGSKGSKNQNAPELHGQAPTSGDNTKGNDYRSKKGSKSQTELH, from the coding sequence ATGACAAGCAAAAATGGCAGTAAAGGAAGTAAAAATCAAAACGCACCAGAACTTCATGGACAAGCACCTACTAGTGGTGACAACACAAAAGGAAATGACTATCGCTCTAAAAAGGGTAGTAAATCACAAACTGAATTACACTAA
- a CDS encoding DinB family protein has product MNRKEMFLNVLDKTFNKESWFAPLKDSIEGISAEQASWRPSGEATKSIWENVNHLLYYKEKIVAILEGSEWTQNLDGDQTFFFTEPTNDVNEWKKVVERLENTSCSLRQLLSNMTDDELMRNSFEVKLMDLLLHDAYHTGQIIQIRKIQGSWPSHR; this is encoded by the coding sequence TTGAATCGAAAAGAAATGTTTTTAAACGTATTAGACAAAACATTTAATAAGGAAAGTTGGTTTGCTCCTCTAAAAGATTCAATTGAAGGAATTTCAGCTGAACAAGCTAGTTGGAGACCATCAGGGGAAGCAACTAAGTCAATTTGGGAAAACGTTAATCATCTCCTTTATTACAAAGAGAAGATTGTAGCAATTTTAGAAGGTAGCGAGTGGACACAAAACTTAGACGGTGACCAAACATTCTTTTTTACTGAACCAACGAATGATGTAAATGAATGGAAGAAGGTAGTTGAACGTTTGGAGAATACTAGTTGTAGTTTAAGACAGCTATTGAGTAATATGACAGATGATGAATTAATGAGAAATTCTTTTGAAGTAAAATTAATGGATTTATTATTACATGACGCTTACCATACTGGACAAATTATTCAAATAAGAAAAATCCAAGGATCGTGGCCATCACATCGTTGA
- a CDS encoding dynamin family protein — protein sequence MTVEVKVKLKEQFIKKQFYKSYLNENENNIHPIAVLADLYNEQNDDMDLSSIRFAQGEVYFENKDFESAVFKWEKVGNQLSDWAKKNIADSYYEIGAFETAEKLYKEVKTDSSTLTSEIFLNLFSLYIDVSKYEEADRIIKEAVKYNPDYPNVTRIARNFYEKHHDWNSAVALASDESIRTEDLKWFIVLREYIINGVTKEMAPSYFVQPLLSLAKVDLEHFELMVEALWNSYREQSVYVNWLQTFNDMLFQINVETGVKWNRLPSIYSMTYEELVEGDYFVAQLEEMMPSFLTNWLRITDLKGAVLATTATLAWDRLFPGRIDYQIVADAEMAFEQLLKTPDCFEIGKELFENILQWSALNEIEVGDRFEWWTSKLTQFENTTMLVAGTSGNGKSSFVNSLLGEKMMGSSTTMPVLFEQASDSNIIVFSKEGNTQLAEFADFYDLTTVENNLLKGDELVYYKLPNSFLEKHRLSIIDTPGIDGNQVNTKALLKSVKLADRLVYVLNATAPYTENERSLLVKIHTELPTLPIHFILNKMDSIYSKEEIDRVRGEIQAKVSLDFPNAKVLPYSSIYSNQDQFKDLELFIEDNVLSTEANSKQTEKLLLAIRKLINFLLEKRVEKEDELRANVEWNEVLDDKLNGLLHSLKDKEMEHLNTIKSSYRELKDELKYDLKLSIPGLLKECKDLIKEDSDFGTILETLNEEMNLRIGEYVRENTLPKLNEALQNWIKESGVLLEGTQGYLTEMSNSLNEYIGNEFLNLECDFKVLDDWRRDADRMTSMTQLDDMNILLNSSPSQFILKSSGILLGLLPQNKSKLVAQYQKYVDNVNYDDVTSELSTKFFLQFEMFEKTLPRDLSMFLHAPFEQIHELVDETRVAISNYNQTLEDMKSNPSIYFDPITFFTVRLRQLEFLTLRK from the coding sequence ATGACAGTGGAAGTTAAAGTGAAATTGAAAGAACAATTTATTAAAAAACAATTTTATAAATCGTATTTAAATGAAAATGAAAACAATATCCATCCTATTGCAGTTTTAGCTGACCTTTACAATGAACAAAATGATGATATGGATCTTTCATCTATCCGATTTGCACAAGGTGAAGTTTATTTTGAAAATAAAGATTTTGAATCTGCAGTTTTCAAGTGGGAAAAAGTCGGAAACCAGTTAAGCGATTGGGCAAAGAAAAATATTGCTGATTCATATTATGAAATTGGTGCATTTGAAACAGCTGAAAAGCTATATAAAGAAGTTAAAACAGATAGTAGTACGTTGACTTCTGAAATATTCTTAAATTTATTCTCACTTTATATCGATGTTTCGAAATACGAGGAAGCAGATCGTATTATTAAAGAAGCAGTAAAATATAATCCTGATTATCCAAACGTAACGAGAATTGCACGTAATTTTTATGAAAAACATCACGATTGGAATAGTGCTGTAGCGCTAGCTTCAGATGAATCAATTCGTACAGAAGATTTGAAATGGTTTATTGTATTAAGAGAATACATTATAAATGGTGTAACAAAAGAAATGGCACCAAGTTACTTTGTGCAACCGTTACTATCATTGGCTAAAGTCGATCTTGAACACTTTGAATTAATGGTAGAAGCACTTTGGAATAGTTACAGAGAACAATCAGTTTATGTAAATTGGTTACAAACATTTAATGATATGTTATTCCAAATCAACGTTGAGACAGGTGTGAAGTGGAATCGTTTGCCATCAATCTATTCAATGACATACGAAGAATTAGTTGAAGGTGATTATTTTGTAGCTCAGCTTGAGGAAATGATGCCAAGCTTCTTAACAAATTGGTTACGTATTACCGATTTAAAAGGTGCGGTTTTAGCAACGACTGCAACACTTGCATGGGATCGATTATTCCCAGGCCGTATTGATTATCAAATTGTTGCTGACGCAGAAATGGCATTTGAACAGTTATTAAAAACGCCTGATTGCTTTGAAATTGGAAAAGAATTATTTGAAAACATCCTACAATGGTCTGCTTTAAATGAAATAGAAGTTGGAGACCGTTTTGAGTGGTGGACAAGTAAATTAACACAATTTGAAAATACAACAATGCTTGTTGCAGGTACATCAGGTAACGGTAAATCTTCATTTGTTAACTCACTTTTAGGTGAGAAAATGATGGGTTCTTCTACGACAATGCCTGTATTATTTGAACAAGCTAGTGATTCAAATATTATCGTATTTTCGAAAGAAGGAAATACACAGCTTGCTGAATTTGCAGATTTTTACGATTTAACAACAGTTGAAAATAATCTGTTAAAAGGTGATGAATTAGTATACTATAAATTACCAAATTCATTTTTAGAAAAGCATCGTCTATCAATCATTGACACACCTGGAATTGATGGAAACCAGGTAAATACAAAAGCATTATTAAAATCTGTAAAACTTGCAGATCGTCTTGTTTATGTTTTAAATGCTACAGCACCTTACACTGAAAACGAACGATCTTTACTAGTTAAAATTCATACAGAATTACCAACTCTACCGATTCACTTTATTTTAAATAAGATGGATTCTATTTATAGTAAAGAAGAGATTGATCGAGTTCGCGGTGAAATTCAAGCGAAAGTTAGTCTAGATTTCCCTAACGCTAAAGTATTACCTTATTCTTCAATTTATAGTAATCAAGATCAATTTAAAGATTTAGAATTATTTATTGAGGATAACGTTCTTTCAACTGAAGCAAATTCTAAACAAACAGAGAAATTATTATTAGCTATTCGTAAATTAATTAATTTCTTATTAGAAAAACGAGTTGAGAAAGAAGACGAATTACGTGCTAATGTTGAATGGAATGAAGTTCTTGATGACAAATTAAATGGTCTATTGCATTCTTTAAAAGATAAAGAAATGGAACATTTAAATACAATTAAAAGCTCATATCGTGAATTAAAAGACGAATTAAAATATGACCTAAAGCTAAGTATTCCTGGTCTACTAAAAGAATGTAAAGACTTAATCAAAGAAGATAGTGATTTTGGTACAATTCTTGAAACGCTAAACGAAGAGATGAATCTTCGAATTGGTGAGTATGTAAGAGAGAATACTTTACCAAAATTAAATGAAGCTCTTCAAAATTGGATTAAAGAATCAGGCGTTTTATTAGAAGGTACTCAAGGTTACTTAACTGAAATGAGTAATTCTTTAAATGAGTACATTGGAAATGAATTTTTAAATCTTGAGTGTGATTTTAAAGTATTAGATGACTGGCGCCGTGATGCTGATCGAATGACTAGTATGACGCAGTTAGATGATATGAATATTTTATTAAATTCATCACCATCTCAATTTATCTTAAAGAGCTCAGGTATCTTATTAGGTTTACTGCCTCAAAATAAATCAAAGCTTGTTGCTCAATATCAAAAGTATGTTGATAATGTAAACTATGATGATGTAACATCAGAATTATCAACGAAGTTTTTCCTACAATTTGAAATGTTTGAAAAAACTTTACCAAGAGATTTATCAATGTTCCTACATGCACCATTTGAGCAAATTCATGAACTAGTTGATGAAACAAGAGTTGCAATTTCTAACTATAATCAAACTTTAGAAGATATGAAATCTAATCCAAGTATTTACTTCGATCCGATTACATTCTTCACAGTAAGATTAAGACAATTAGAGTTTTTAACATTACGTAAATAA
- the hisIE gene encoding bifunctional phosphoribosyl-AMP cyclohydrolase/phosphoribosyl-ATP diphosphatase HisIE, whose translation MFFDIEKIRFNEQGLVPAIVQDISTKEVLMLAYMNNESIKLTIDTGFATFYSRSRRSIWKKGETSGNLQYVKSISYDCDQDSILLQVEQVGVACHTGSYSCFSEKLTLMQEKNIVQNESLSYLPNLYETIQDRKKNPIEGSYTTYLFNEGIDKILKKVGEETSEVIIGAKNEGTEELIYEISDLVYHTIVLMVEKGIKLEEINNCLINRKEKVKS comes from the coding sequence ATGTTTTTTGATATCGAAAAAATTCGCTTTAATGAACAAGGGTTAGTACCAGCAATTGTGCAAGATATTAGCACGAAAGAAGTATTAATGTTGGCATATATGAATAATGAATCAATTAAACTCACAATCGATACTGGATTTGCTACATTTTATAGTAGAAGTCGTAGGTCAATTTGGAAAAAAGGAGAAACATCGGGGAATCTTCAATATGTCAAATCGATTTCTTATGATTGTGACCAAGATTCAATTTTACTACAGGTTGAACAAGTAGGAGTAGCTTGCCACACAGGAAGCTACAGTTGTTTTTCCGAAAAATTAACTTTAATGCAAGAAAAAAATATAGTTCAAAATGAATCATTAAGTTATTTGCCAAATCTCTATGAAACGATACAAGACCGAAAAAAGAATCCGATTGAAGGATCCTATACAACATATTTATTTAATGAGGGCATTGATAAGATATTGAAAAAAGTAGGCGAAGAGACAAGCGAAGTAATTATTGGAGCAAAAAATGAAGGAACTGAAGAATTAATTTATGAAATTAGTGATCTTGTCTATCACACAATTGTTTTAATGGTTGAAAAAGGAATAAAACTTGAAGAGATAAACAATTGCTTAATAAATAGGAAGGAGAAAGTAAAATCTTGA